DNA sequence from the Prolixibacter sp. SD074 genome:
ATCTTCCGGCCGACAAGGTAGCCGACACCCTGCGTGTTTCAGGCCGCCATGTATCGGTTGATGCTCCGTTCGTCGACGGTGAAGACAACAGCCTGCTCGACGTTTTGGTGAACAACGATTCACCCAACGCCGACCGCTCACTTATCGACGAATCACTGGCAAGGGAAATAGACCGTTCTCTGGCAACTCTCACCGAAAGGGAAGCCGATATCATCCGTATGTTCTTCGGAATTGGTTGTCAGGAAATGACCCTCGAAGAAATCGGAGAGCGCTTCGGTTTGACACGCGAACGTGTTCGCCAGATCAAAGAAAAAGCCATCCGCCGCCTGAGGCACACCTCTCGCAGCAAGTTGTTAAAAACGTACCTTGGGTAAGGTTATCCAAAAGCACATTCAAGAAAACAATCTTATACAGATAAGATTAGCCCCGCCAAAGAGCGGGGCTTTTTTATGTCTATGAGTTTCGTAGCCTGAAGATACAAGATTTCTACCGTCTGCTTTTCTCACCCGACCGCTCTTGCAGCAGTCCCTGAAGCCGGTACATCTCGTCACGCAGCTGGGCTGCTTCGATGAAATCCAATTCCTTCGCCGCTTTTTCCATCTCTTTTTTCGTGTTGGCAATGGCTTTCTCCAATGCATCCACTGTCATATATTTCACAACCGGATCGGCTGCCACATCAGCGGGTGGCGGACCGGCATACGCTTTCGCGGAAGAAGCAGCTTCTTTCTCTTTGCGGTATTCGTAACCAATTACCTCGCGGGTTGCTTTAATGATTTGCTGTGGTGTAATTTTGTTCTCTTCGTTGTAAGCCATCTGTTTCGCACGACGGCGGTTAGTCGAATCAATGGTCCGCTGCATCGATTTCGTGATGGTATCAGCATACATAATGACCAAACCATTCAGGTTTCGGGCAGCCCTGCCGGCCGTCTGTGTCAGGGAACGTTCCGAACGGAGGAAACCTTCCTTATCAGCATCCAGAATAGCAACCAGCGAAACTTCCGGCAAATCCAATCCCTCGCGAAGGAGGTTGATTCCGACCAACACATCGAAAACTCCCTTCCGGAGATCTTCCATAATCTGCACACGCTCCAATGTATCCACATCGGAGTGAATATAACGGGTTTGAATATCCATCCGGGTGAAATAAGTAGTCAATTCTTCCGCCATCCGCTTGGTCAGGGTTGTGACTAAAACACGTTCGCCCTTCTGCACACGCTGATGGATTTCTTCCATCAAATCGTCAATTTGGTTGGTACTCGGACGAACTTCAATTTTCGGATCGAGCAAGCCGGTTGGACGAATGACTTGTTCCACCACAACCCCTTCACTTTTTTCCAGTTCATATTCCGCCGGCGTTGCACTGACATAAACAATCTGGTTGATAACATCCTCGAACTCCTCGAACTTCAGAGGCCGGTTATCCATTGCTGCAGGAAGCCGGAATCCATATTCGACCAGATTAACTTTGCGGGCGCGATCGCCACCGTACATCGCCCTGATTTGCGGGATAGTCACATGACTCTCGTCCACAACCATCAGGAAATCATCCGGGAAATAATCCAGCAAACAGAACGGCCGCGTTCCGGGCTTTCGGCCATCAAAATAGCGGGAATAGTTCTCGATACCCGGACAGTAGCCCAGCTCCCGAATCATCTCCAAATCGTAGTTCACCCGGTCATCAATCCGCTTCGCTTCCGGCCGTTTTCCATCGTTTTCGAAAAACTCAATCTGCTTAACCAAATCGTCCTGAATTTGCCGGATAGCTAATTGCGTGCGCTCTTTCGAGGTAACGAAGATGGTCGCCGGATAGATTATTATATTATCGTGCCCGTCAATCCCCTGCCCTGTTTCCGGATCGAACGAAATCAACTCTTCAATTTCGTCGCCCCAGAAAACAATCCGGTAGGCATAATCGGCATAAGCAGGATATACATCCACGGTATCGCCTTTCACGCGGAAAGTTCCCCTGTTAAAACTCACCTCGTTGCGCGAATACATCG
Encoded proteins:
- the uvrB gene encoding excinuclease ABC subunit UvrB, translating into MEFKIVSEYQPTGDQPEAINQLVRGLNDGAKHQTLLGVTGSGKTFTMANVIERVDRPTLILSHNKTLAAQLYGEMKQFFPDNAVEYFVSYYDYYQPEAYLPVTDTYIEKDLSINDEIEKLRLSATSALLSGRRDVIVVSSVSCLYGIGNPEDFHQNVSTLKVGETVSRNAFLRQLVDAMYSRNEVSFNRGTFRVKGDTVDVYPAYADYAYRIVFWGDEIEELISFDPETGQGIDGHDNIIIYPATIFVTSKERTQLAIRQIQDDLVKQIEFFENDGKRPEAKRIDDRVNYDLEMIRELGYCPGIENYSRYFDGRKPGTRPFCLLDYFPDDFLMVVDESHVTIPQIRAMYGGDRARKVNLVEYGFRLPAAMDNRPLKFEEFEDVINQIVYVSATPAEYELEKSEGVVVEQVIRPTGLLDPKIEVRPSTNQIDDLMEEIHQRVQKGERVLVTTLTKRMAEELTTYFTRMDIQTRYIHSDVDTLERVQIMEDLRKGVFDVLVGINLLREGLDLPEVSLVAILDADKEGFLRSERSLTQTAGRAARNLNGLVIMYADTITKSMQRTIDSTNRRRAKQMAYNEENKITPQQIIKATREVIGYEYRKEKEAASSAKAYAGPPPADVAADPVVKYMTVDALEKAIANTKKEMEKAAKELDFIEAAQLRDEMYRLQGLLQERSGEKSRR